A region of the Sphaerodactylus townsendi isolate TG3544 linkage group LG15, MPM_Stown_v2.3, whole genome shotgun sequence genome:
TGGGTCTGAGCGACCTCTCCTCTGGCCTCGCTCAAGGGAGAGCCGAGTTCAAATCCCCCCCTCCGGCGTGAAGTTCACCCCATGCTGCCCAGCAGTCGCCCACCTCGCAGGGGTGTCGTGAGGGTGGGCGCACTTTATGATGcgcggggggaagggcagggtgcAAAACGACGTGcatttccacccacccacctttagGACAGAAATGCAAGGACCAGAGTCCAGGTGCATCAGCTGCAAGCGGAGCCCGGGCAGGCAGGTGTTGCACCGGCTGCCCCTGTCGGATTTCGGCCTGTCTCTCGCACGGGAAGTCCCGGCGGGCCGCTTctcggctcctcctcctcctcctcctcctcgcttcgTTTCGTTTTCGCTTTGGGGCGGGACGCGCCGGCCTCTCCCCGCCACCCCCGCCGGGCTTTCGGGGTTCGGTCCTCCTCGCCTGCCGCAGCCGGGATCATGGCCGACACCTTGCGCGTCTCCCCCGAGTGCGAAGCGCAGGTGAGTGGTGGGGCTGCCTGCAGGCAGCGATCCAACGGGTCGGGCTCCCgggagcggggtgtgtgtgtttcccatTGGGAAGCTTTACCTGTTGGATTGCCGCAGATCCAGGGCAGAGAGGACCCCAATTTGCGAGATGCAGGGTTGGGGGTgtcaaagtggggaggggggagccaaaaggcagggagggggttGGGGCTCCTCGTTGGCTCtgggttggcacaggggaggGTCCTTTTTGACTCCTGTTTCTTTTCCTACAAAGTTTGGGGGGGCAAGACTCGAACTTGGCACTCTGCTGTGTGGCTTGTCACATCAGGCTGGGGGAACAGGTGTGCGGGAGGATCGGGTGTCGCACCAGGGCGCGCAGGGGGGCGGCTGGCACACTGCCCAGGCGCACAATAGTCTTCTCCAGTGCAACTTTTAGCATGTCAGACTTCTCATGTTTCTTTCTCTCCGGCTCCTTCGCTTCTTCTTCGCAGGTGGAGTCCTTCAGGAAGAACCTCTGTGCTCAGGTGAGATGCCGGCTGCTTTTGCTGCAGAGAGCCTCCCGTGATCCCATGGAAATGTGGGGTGTTTGCATGAGGGTCCCCCCGAAGGAAATTCTCAGGCTCCAGGCAGAAaatgtgggggagcagggctggGCCCGGCAGCCCTGAAGCCGAGAAACCCAACCTATCTCCAGTGTTCTGGTCGGAGCATGAAAAAACGGGAGTGCCTCTGACCATGGGCGGAGTGCATTTCTTGGTTTGCGGGATTCTTTGATAAAAGTTCAGGCTCCACTGGAATGATACTTTGCGGGAGACGTGGCATTTCAAAGTGCAAATTTGCATCCGTTTTTAAATGTTTGGCAGAGATTTCCCTTTCATTTGCTGACGGAGTTCTAACCTGGGTGCTTTTTCCTCTGTTCCCCGCCCCTCGCGTTctcgtcccccccaccccacccccccaggctgAAGAACTAGTTGCTCGGCGTTTTCCAGAAAAGATTGCGGAGCTAAGTAATTTTTTGAAGGTGAGCCCGCTGGCATGGGTGTTGTGGGTGGGTGTCTCGGTGGAAAGCTTTTAAGGAAgactggtggggggggtgggggggaggctggtGAGATCAAGAGGGTGGAGAGGGGGGGACTCAATGTGTTTGAACACCTGTAAACATAAGGGACAGGGCTGGGACACAGCGGGCCCTAGGAAGGGGCGGTGTTGCTGTGGGGTTCGTGTAGGTTTTTCAACTTGGGTTTAGGGAATTCCTATAGCTTTGGGAATGGGATTTGAGGAGGGACTTCCatgaggtataataccatagagaccactctccaaagcagccagagaGGCTGCAGTCAGAAGGAAACTTGGGGATCAAAAGAAAAGTACTCAGGAATTGGAGTAGGATAACAGAAGGTtttagcgccgtggtggcgaacctttggcactccagatgttatggactacaattcccatcagcccatagcATCTCCTCAAACTTTGCCCCCACCAGTAAGCAAAACGGAAGGCCCCTTTTGAGGAATGCTGCATCACGTCTGAATGAATTGCAGGTTCAGATGTACCAAGAACTTGTTCAGTTAgaccgcggccctccagatgttatggactacagttcccatcatcccctgccagctcccatcatcccctgccagcatctggagggctgcgagtttgacatctgtgagtTAGAGGAATCAgggcagccctccccccccccccccagcttgaaATCCTCATTCCAGAATGTAGAAATTTGGCTAAGtgctttgggtgggggaggaagcggtttctgggggaagaggaagaagaagaagagtttggatttatatcccccctttctctcctgcaggagactcaaaggggctgacaatctccttgcccttcccccctcacaacaaacaccctgtgaggtgggtagggctgagagagctccgagaagctgtgactagcccaaggtcacccagctggcgtgtgtgggagtgcccaggctaatctgaattccccagataagcctccacagctcaggcggcagagctgggaatcaaacccggttcctccagattagatacacgagctcttaacctcctacgccactgctgctcctgtgtgtgCTTTTGGGAGTCAGAAATTTGTTGTGAAATTTTTTTTTAGGGGCTGCCTGTCCAATACAAGTAGGATTTCAGTTAGTGCTGGCCAGGTTATCACTGTGATGGTTGAAAGGCCAGAGAGACCCTGCCCCAGAGAGCTTACAGATGTccaaaaaaggaaaggaggctGGATGGGGCAGAGGACAGCAGGACTTTCTTCTTCTCCACCCAGGACCCCGAACTGAATGTCTCGGACCTCATCTCGCTCCGTGCCGAGTTAGACATCCCCGTGCCGGACCCCAAGAAGGACGAGGAACGCCGGAAGAAAAAGGAAGTGAGTGGAATTGGGGGGAAGACAGGGAGACCGGAATTTTAATTCTAGGGGAAGGGAACTCAGTCTTGAGTTGTTCTGACATTTCAGACACGAGAAGGGGCAACTTAATACAGGGGAGTCCTGCAGGTTGGCAGGGGGCTGCTTCTTCACGCCTTCTTGCACTACCTCGGaggtgtggtggagcctccttctttggaggttttgaaagagaggctggatggccacctgtcaggagtgctttgattgtgtgttcctacatggcagggggttgggattgatggcccttgggggtctcttccaactctatgattcttctgCCTTTGCTCGTCAACACGATTCCCATTTTGCACTGTGGCGTGAAACTGGAAATGTGCCCAAGGTCAAATCGTGAGCCAGTGGCAGAGGCAGGACCAAATCTAGCCTTTGGCACAGCTGCAACACTCCAGCTTAGTGGTGATCTCATTATGATGCCTGCCTACTCTAATCGAGAGAAGCCAAGAGCTCGGAGGCGGGAGTATCTCTTTCACCCATATTTTCTCCCATATTCCCGTTAGTCAGCATGTGGCAGAAAAGGGCCGActcactgtctctctctcttccctgagAATACTgtgaatttattttctttcttcttcaggGAGGAATCCCAGATTCTCTCGCTTTCTGGTTGTGTTTTAGTGGAGATTATAGGCTTCccagtgtgtgtgtatctgtttgtttgtgtgtgtgtgtttcattttgtGCTTTCAAATTATCTGAACGGAGGGCTCGGTTAGCTTCTTGGGAGCAGGGTCGAATGTCTTCCTCGTGCTCAAGAATCTGTGTTTCTTTCTGCCAACTAAGGGAGAACCCCAAAAAATAAGTTTGAAAAGTTGAGCAGAATTCAGAACTGAGATGGAGCAAGAACTGGGGACGAGTTCAGGCGCTGCACCCCAATTCGATGCAAACATTTCCCTCTACTTAGAAAATGGAAATCTTACAATGGCCTACTTGCATGGGTTTTATCTCCTGCGATAGTTTGACACGCATTGGAAGGGACTCCCACTGAAACAAATGGACCGTGAATGGGTTGAAAACTTATGGGACGATACTTCTAGACTTGCCTACTCTTCTATCTGtctagtatatttttaaaatcccacccttggggtgttgtgtggtttccgggctgtatggccgtgttctagcagcgttctctcctgacgtttcgcctgcatctgtggctggcatcttcagaggatctgaacatggccatacagcccggaacacggccatacagcctggccatacagcccggaaaccacccagcaccctagtgattccagccgtacagccccagtgattccagccgcgaaagccttcaacagtacaatcCCATCCTTACTTTAAGGattctcctatcctccattttatcttcacaacaatcttatgaggtaggctagactgagagaggTCAGACTATTGATTTCTGTCGGCAAATTCCATGGCCGCATGGGGATTTAAACTTGGGTCTCTGAAATCCAATATTCTAGCCACTAGATTATAATCTTCCAGTTATAGCAGAGGTTTtgtcttgggttgccaactttgggctgggaaattcctggagattgagcCTGAGGGAAGTGATGTTTGGGACGGGGAGGGTCTTCCGTTtggagtataatgccaaagaAGCCGCCCTCCAGAGCCGCCATCTTCTCCAAGGCagttaaatacatacatacatacatacatggtgggggggggggggggtgggggggggggggggtgggggggggggggggtgggggggggggggggtgggggggggggggggtgggggggggggggggtgggggggggggggggtgggggggggggggggtgggggggggggggggtgggggggggggggggtgggggggggggggggtgggggggggggggggtgggggggggggggggtgggggggggggggggtgggggggggggggggtgggggggggggggggtgggggggggggggggtgggggggggggggggtgggggggggggggggtgggggggggggggggtgggggggggggggggtgggggggggggggggtgggggggggggggggtgggggggggggggggtgggggggggggggggtgggggggggggggggtgggggggggggggggtgggggggggggggggtgggggggggggggggtgggggggggggggggtgggggggggggggggtgggggggggggggggtgggggggggggggggtgggggggggggggggtgggggggggggggggtgggggggggggggggtgggggggggggggggtgggggggggggggggtgggggggggggggggtgggggggggggggggtgggggggggggggggtgggggggggggggggtgggggggggggggggtgggggggggggggggtgggggggggggggggtgggggggggggggggtgggggggggggggggtgggggggggggggggtgggggggggggggggtgggggggggggggggtgggggggggggggggtgggggggggggggggtgggggggggggggggtgggggggggggggggtgggggggggggggggtgggggggggggggggtgggggggggggggggtgggggggggggggggtgggggggggggggggtgggggggggggggggtgggggggggggggggtgggggggggggggggtgggggggggggggggtgggggggggggggggtgggggggggggggggtgggggggggggggggtgggggggggggggggtgggggggggggggggtgggggggggggggggtgggggggggggggggtgggggggggggggggtgggggggggggggggtgggggggggggggggtgggggggggggggggtgggggggggggggggtgggggggggggggggtgggggggggggggggtgggggggggggggggtgggggggggggggggtgggggggggggggggtgggggggggggggggtgggggggggggggggtgggggggggggggggtgggggggggggggggtgggggggggggggggtgggggggggggggggtgggggggggggggggtgggggggggggggggtgggggggggggggggtgggggggggggggggtgggggggggggggggtgggggggggggggggtgggggggggggggggtgggggggggggggggtgggggggggggggggtgggggggggggggggtgggggggggggggggtgggggggggggggggtgggggggggggggggtgggggggggggggggtgggggggggggggggtgggggggggggggggtgggggggggggggggtgggggggggggggggtgggggggggggggggtgggggggggggggggtgggggggggggggggtgggggggggggggggtgggggggggggggggtgggggggggggggggtgggggggggggggggtgggggggggggggggtgggggggggggggggtgggggggggggggggtgggggggggggggggtgggggggggggggggtgggggggggggggggtgggggggggggggggtgggggggggggggggtgggggggggggggggtgggggggggggggggtgggggggggggggggtgggggggggggggggtgggggg
Encoded here:
- the LOC125444728 gene encoding formin-like protein 5: MMRGGKGRVQNDVHFHPPTFRTEMQGPESRCISCKRSPGRQVLHRLPLSDFGLSLAREVPAGRFSAPPPPPPPRFVSFSLWGGTRRPLPATPAGLSGFGPPRLPQPGSWPTPCASPPSAKRRWSPSGRTSVLRLKN